A region of the Pseudomonas asiatica genome:
CGCTGGAGGCCTCGGTGGAAAACGCCAAGGCCGCCGTGGAGCTGGCCCGCATCGACCTCGACAACACCCGCGTCACCGCTCCGCGCGACGGCCAGCTGGGGCAGATCGGCACGCGCCTGGGTGCCTATGTCAATTCCGGTGCGCAGTTGATGGCGCTGGTGCCCGACACCCTGTGGGTGATCGCCAACATGAAGGAAACCCAGATGGCCGATGTGCGCATCGGCCAGCCGGTGAGTTTCACCGTGGATGCGCTGAACCACCTGAAGCTGCATGGGCACGTGCAGCAGATCTCACCGGCCACCGGCTCGGAGTTCGCCTTGTTGCAGGCGGACAATGCCACCGGCAACTTCGTCAAGATTGCACAGCGCATACCGGTGCGGATCACCGTGGATGCCGACCAGCCGGAGGCTCGGCGCCTGCGGCCGGGGATGTCGGTGGTGGTCAGTATCGATACTCGCAGCCAGGATTGATGTTGTTGCCACTGGCCTCTTCGCGGGTAAACCCGCTCCCACAGGTTCACCACAGGTCTTGAAAACTGTGCAATACCTGTGGGAGCGGGTTTACCCGCGAAGAGGCCAGCGAAGATCATGCAGAGATGCCGTCTTGCCATGATTGCGCCGCTCTAGCCCGTAGGTTCTAATCGCGCACGACCCGTTTGCCTTTGTCACTCAAGGAAGTGTCACCATGTACAGGAAGATCGTGCCGCTGGCGCTGTTGGCAACCCTGGCCGGTTGCCCGAACAGCGAGGACACCAGCGAGGCCAGTTTCCAGAAGGCCGCCCAGGCCTACCTCGATACCCAGTACCCGCACTGCTTCGTCATCAGTTCATTCCCGACCAAGACCCAGGACTTCGATCTCCATGGCACCAACAAGGCGTTGCATGCCCTGGCCCAGGTAGGTGTGGTCAGCGAAAAGGAGATCTCGCGCACCGAGGTGCCCGCCCGCCTGTGGCAAGCGGCACGCACAGACATCTACTACGCCTACGACCTCACCGACGAAGGCCGCAAGTACTACAAGGCGGATAACGGGCTGTGCTTCGGCAAGGCGCAGGTCACTGCCATCGAGCAGTTCAGTGAACCGAGCGAGGCGACCGGGCAGAAGATGTCGAATGTGACCTATGCCTACAAGATCACTGGGTTACCGGCGTGGGCCGGGGATGATGGGGTCAAGGCCAGCATTGCCGAACTGGGCAAGGCGGTGGCCAGTAATGACACGCCGCTCAAGGAAACCCGGGCGATGGTGCTGACCAGCCAGGGGTGGCGGTTGCAGGAGAAATAGCCGTTTGCCGGGCATGCCTCCCGCCGGGTTGGTTGATGCTGGACCTTGTAGGAGCGGCCTTGTGTCGCGAAAGGGCTGCAAGGCAGCCCCAGCAATTTGTGCATCTGTGCTGATGCCTTGGGGCTGCTTTGCAGCCCTTTCGCGACACAAGGCCGCTCCTACACTAGTCCGCGCAGGTTAGAAGTTGATGCAAGGAGGCTGGCAATGGCTTACATCCACCAGGCCAGCACCACCGGCAACCAGGCAAACGACAGCACCGTGGAACACATCACCAGGTTCGCCACCTGCTCCGGTTCGCGGTTGGCGCGCACCGCCATCAGGTAGTTGAACACCGCCACCGGCATCGCCGACTGCACCACCAGCACCGCACGCTCCAGGCTGCCCATGCCCAGCGCCGCACCTACCGCCCAGCCCACGGCAGCCCCCAGACCAATGCGCAAACCGCCCAGCAGCATGCCGCTGCCCACATGGCGCAGGCGAATGCTGGCCAGCGACACACCCAGTGTCAGCAACATCAGCGGGATGGTCATGCCGCCCAGCAGGTCTGCGGTATTGGCCAGCCAGCGCGGCAACTCGAAATCGAGAAAGATGATCGGCATGGCGCCGGCCAGGCTGATCACGATGGGGTTGCGCAGTAATGCCTTGAGCGAAGCCGCAGTACCGGAAATGGCCATGCCGAGGGTGAACTGCACGATCGACAGGGTCAGGAAGAACGCCACTGCCAGGGCCAGGCCGTGTTCGCCAAAGGCGTACAGGCTGATCGGCAGGCCCATGTTGCCGGTGTTGGGGAACATGAACGCCGGCAACAGCACACGCCAGTGCATGCCCGAAGCGCGGCACACCAGCAAGCCGGCCAGGGCCATGCCCAAGGTGCACAGCAGGCAGGCCATGGCCATGCTGGTGAAGGCGGTCGGGTCCAGTTCGGTGCGGCTGAGCGTGGACAGCACCAGCGACGGGGTGCCGACGGTCATCACCACCCGGGCGATGAATTCGGTGGGGTAGTCCAGGCCCTTGCGGGCCCAGGCATAGCCGATGCCGGCGACGATGAAAACCGGGGCCAGGACGGCGAACAGCGAAGCGAACATGGGGGCCTTCCTTGGGGGTGAGCCCCGCATTATGCCGCAGTCTGCGGGCTTGCCGGCGATTGGGCCGCACAGCGGCCCCGGGATGTCCGCCCAAGACGCATTCGTGTCGCCCACAGACTGCGGCGTCTCGTCGCACACCCAAGCCCCTTGGGCAAAACCGCGCAAGCCCGTAGAATCGCGCTTCCTTTTCGCCCGTCGCCTTGAACGGTGGCAACCGGCAGCGTCGCATCCAGCCCAGGCACATCCGTGCAGCCCCTCGGCCCCGTTCGGGTCGAGCCGGTGTGCGCGTCCGAAAAGGCGCTCATTCCGCTCATCCAACTAGAGGTACGTATGTCTCCGCGTTTGCTGGCCATGGCGCTGGCGCCCCTGCTCGGGCTGTTCATCATTGCCCTGGGCAACGGCTTCATGTCTTCCCTTACCACCCTGCGCCTGGGCGCTGCCGGCGAGTCGGCCACCACCATCGGTGTGGTTTCCTCGACCTACTTCATCGGCCTGACCCTGGGTGCCATCTTCAACGACCGGCTGATCCTGCGCATCGGCCATATCCGCGCCTATACCAGCTTCGCCTCGCTGATCGCCGTGACCATCCTGCTGCAAGGCCTGTTCTACGACGTCACCTGGTGGTCGGTGCTGCGCCTGATCAACGGCTGGGCGGCGGTGGGCGTGTTTCTGGTGATCGAAAGCTGGCTGCTGCTGGCCGGTGACGCCAAGATCCGCGGCCGCCTGCTGGCGCTGTACATGATCGCCTTCTACGGCGCCGGGGTCATCGCCCAGGCCGGCCTTGGCGAAATCACCCACATGGGTGACACCGCACCGTTCATGCTGGCCGGCGTGCTCGCCGCCCTGTCGGTACTGCCCATCGTGATCCTGCCGCGGGTGTCGCCGCTGCTGGACCAGGTCGAACCGCTCAAGCCGCGCCAGTTGCTGGGCGTTGCGCCATCGGGCCTGGTGGGCTGCTTCGGTTCGGGTGTGGCCATTGCCGGCATCTATGCCTTGCTGCCGCTGTACCTGCAGCGCATCGGCCTGGATGTGGGCGAGGTCGGCAACATGATGGCCTGGGTGATTCTTGGTGCCATGCTGCTGCAATACCCGGTCGGACGCTGGTCCGACCGCAAGGACCGCCAGGATGTGCTGATCGCCCTGGCCGCGCTGTGCGTGCTGCTGTCGCTGGTGACGGTGTTCCTGCCGTCGGACTCGATCCTGCTGCCGGCGATGCTGTTCCTGCTAGGTGGTGGCGTGTTCACCCTGTACCCGGTGGCGGTCAGCCATGCGGCCGACCGGGCGCCATCGGATGCACTGGTGCCGATGATCCAGGGCCTGCTGCTGATCAACTCGCTGGGTTCGGCCATGGCGCCGGTGGCCATTTCGCCGATGATGACCGAGTTTGGCGAGGCCGGGTTGTTCTGGGCCTTTGCCGTGGTCAACCTGGCCATGGTGTGCTTCTTCATGTGGCGTCGTGGCAAGCGCCCGGCGGCAGAGCACCCGGCCCCGTTCACCGCTTCGACCACCTTCTCGCCGACCGGTGCCGAGCTGCGGGTGACCGAAGACCTGATGCATGCGGCGCAGGAGCACCCGCCGCTGGAGCCGGTGGAGAGTGCTGCGCCAGCGCAGGCGCAGCGTTCAGAATCGCATTGACTCCGGGGGCTGCCCTGCAGCCCTTTCGCGACACAAGGCCGCTCCCACAGGGACCTCATCAGCTGAAGGAATGCGCCATACCTGTGGGAGCGGGCGCGCCCGCGAACACCGGCGTAGCCGGTGCCATCCACCGCGTCGCTTGCTTCGCGGGCATGCCCGCTCCCACAGGGGCCTC
Encoded here:
- a CDS encoding AEC family transporter; amino-acid sequence: MFASLFAVLAPVFIVAGIGYAWARKGLDYPTEFIARVVMTVGTPSLVLSTLSRTELDPTAFTSMAMACLLCTLGMALAGLLVCRASGMHWRVLLPAFMFPNTGNMGLPISLYAFGEHGLALAVAFFLTLSIVQFTLGMAISGTAASLKALLRNPIVISLAGAMPIIFLDFELPRWLANTADLLGGMTIPLMLLTLGVSLASIRLRHVGSGMLLGGLRIGLGAAVGWAVGAALGMGSLERAVLVVQSAMPVAVFNYLMAVRANREPEQVANLVMCSTVLSFAWLPVVLAWWM
- a CDS encoding MFS transporter, whose amino-acid sequence is MSPRLLAMALAPLLGLFIIALGNGFMSSLTTLRLGAAGESATTIGVVSSTYFIGLTLGAIFNDRLILRIGHIRAYTSFASLIAVTILLQGLFYDVTWWSVLRLINGWAAVGVFLVIESWLLLAGDAKIRGRLLALYMIAFYGAGVIAQAGLGEITHMGDTAPFMLAGVLAALSVLPIVILPRVSPLLDQVEPLKPRQLLGVAPSGLVGCFGSGVAIAGIYALLPLYLQRIGLDVGEVGNMMAWVILGAMLLQYPVGRWSDRKDRQDVLIALAALCVLLSLVTVFLPSDSILLPAMLFLLGGGVFTLYPVAVSHAADRAPSDALVPMIQGLLLINSLGSAMAPVAISPMMTEFGEAGLFWAFAVVNLAMVCFFMWRRGKRPAAEHPAPFTASTTFSPTGAELRVTEDLMHAAQEHPPLEPVESAAPAQAQRSESH